GGCCTGAGCCTCGGCGTGCCCGCCATCGCCTTCAGCCAGCAGGCCACCCCCGCCGGCGAGTACGACTTCGCGCCCGGCGCCGCGTACGCCGCCCGCCTCGCCCAGGAAGTCCTGACGCGCGGCCTGCCCCCCCGCACCCTGCTGAACGTCAACTTCCCCGCCCTGCCCCCACGCGGCGTGCGCGTCACCCGCGTCGGCGAGCACCGCTGGGAAGACCGCCTCGTCACCCGCCACGACCCCGAAGGCCGCGAATACCACTGGGTCGCCGGCACCAGCACCGCCCCCGACGCCCACGACCCCGACACCGACTACGGCGCCGTCGAAGCCGGCCTGATCAGCGTCACACCCGTCCGCATCGACCTGACCGCCCGCGACCTGCTGGGTGAACTGGCCGGGTACGTCCCGCAGCTGTAAGGGCAGATGACGGGAGGAGGGAGTGGGCCGAAGCTCACGTCCCCCTGCTCAACGAATCAGGAGGCCGATCAGGGCTGCACCACCCGCACCTGCGTCGCCGGGACGGGCGTCAGCACCGGGCGCTGGAGGTTCGCGGTGTTCACGCGGTACACCACGGCCGCCTTCACGCCCTGTGCGGTCGCCTGATCGAGTTCCGCCTGCGAGTTCACCAGCCGGATATTGGGGGTCAGTTCGTCCGTGAAGGCAATCCGGCCGTCCTGCCGGGCGCGTACCCACAGCATTTCCGGCGCGTCCACGCCCCGGCGGTCCTCGTTGATCCGCAGGATGTTCTGCACCACCGCGAACACCTCCCCGTCCTTGCCCGGCACGGCCAGCTGAGGGGCGGCAGGATCGGCGGGCTGGCGCGTGCTCTGCGGGAGGACATTCACGGGAATGGGCAGCGAGGTGTCCGTCCGGCGCGCCCCTGTCAATCCGTTGGCAATGAGATCCACCGTCCGGACCGGTGCCTGCGCGGTCCCGATGGGAATGCGGGCGGCGCCGATGGTCAGGACCGGATTGGTCAGGCCCGTGAAGCTGAACGGTTGTGAGGTCACGGAGGTCAGGAAAGTCGTCAGGAACATGCTCGGCAGGTACTGCTGGCCGTTCATCGTTTCGATCTGGAACGACACCTGTGGGACGGTTCCGGTGACACCACCGTTCAGTGTGAGGACGCGAGGACCTGCATAGGCGTTCACTGGAACACGCGCCGACTTCAGGGCCGCCAGCAGGTCCGTCACGCTCAGTAGTGGGCCGTACACCGCGAAGGCGCCGGTCCGGCACTGCTCACGCAGGCCCTCCACGCCGCCTGCCTGCTCCAGCAGCCGCTGCGCGACAGGATTCTGCCCGGCAACGGTCTGTCCCGTCCTGACGGCACAGATCTGCGGGTCCGTATCCTGCGGCAAAAAAGTCGACTGCACGGCGCTGACCTGCGCCACGGCCTGCAAGCTCAGCAGGCCTGCCACGCCCAGCAGGAGGGTGGCCCGGATGGCGGCGGGTGCGGTGTGGACGCGGCTGAGGTCGCGGGCGATGGCGTGGGGGCTGCCCAGGTCGCGCAGCGCGGCCCGTTCAGCGTCGGCAGCACTCAGGCCGCACAACTGGTGGCGGTAGATCTTGTCCTCGATGGCGCCGCGCAGTTCCAGGGCTGCGTCGCGTTTCCTGGTGCCCCAGAGGCCGCGGGTGGCGTGGCGGATGAACTGGTCGCGGTTCATGCCGGGCCGCCGATGACGCCGCGGACGGCGCGGGTGAAGCGTTCGTATTTTTCGCGCTGGGCTTTCAGTTCGGCTGTTCCGGTGGGGGTGAGGGTGTAGACCTTGACGGGGCTGCCGCCGCGCGGGAGGACCTGGAATTCGCCGTGGATGAAGTTCTGTTTTTCGAGGCGGTGCAGGGCGGGGTAGAGGGTGCCTTCGCGCAGGGCGAAGTGGCCGTCGGTGGCGGCCTGGACGTCGGCGATGATCTGGCCGCCGTAGCGCGGGCCTGTTTCGAGGGTGGCGAGGAGGAGGAGGTCGAGGTGGCCTTTGAGCTGCTGGGCGTCCATGGGGCTCCTTCCGGGGTCACGCGCGGTGACCTCGCTTGGCGATGCTGGTGGTAAGGGCATCGTAAAGCGAGGGGCATCGGAATGCAAGAGGGATTACGCCACGCTGCTCGACGAGGACTGTGCCGCCCCTGTTGCAGATGCAACGATGCCGGTGGTCGCGCCGCCTGTAGACCCGGCATACAGACGTCCCTACCGATGACGGCTCCGTCTCCCCCGCCGTTGGGAACCAGACCGCCCGGTCCATCAACTGCGGTTGGTCGGGTCGTCACCCCCTGCCTGCACAGGCGCGGTCTGGTCAGGTGATTGACCTCCAAATTCCTGTTGTGCGCGCTGGAATGCCTCGCTCAGCGCGTCGTCTGGTGGGGGCGGGGCACTCCAGGTGTGCACGGGTGGGGGCGGCGGCGGGGGTGGAACGCCCTGCCCGAACAGGCCGTTGAGGGCCACGCCCACCTGCCCGAGGCCCTGCGCGAACCGCCTCCAGGTGTCTTTCCAGCGGTGTGGAGGGTGATCGGGCATGGGTTCAGCGTAGAGGACCGGAACCTGCCGGGGATCGGTCAAATGGCGCAGTGGCTCCTTATGGGCATCGTAAAGCGAGGGGCATCGGAATGCGAGCGGCCGTGGGCTCAGCGGCTGGCCTGCACCTGAAACACCCAGGCGCGCACGCCCTCCGGCACCGGCAGGGGCGGCACCTCGCCCGCCCAGCGGCTCGCGACCAGCGTCAGCTCCGGCTGCGCGACCGAGAGCAGCAGCTCGGCCCCCAGGAACCCGGCCTGACCGGGCAGCGCGTCCAGAAAGGCGTGCAGGGCGGCGCGGGCCGCCTCGCCCTTGCCCTCGGCGTAGTGGACGCAGGCGGCCGGAACGCGGTCCTGGGCGGGCATCAGTACAGGCTCAGGGGATCGCGGGGATCCCAGCGCAGGTACGTGCCGAAATGCAGGTGCGGCCCGGTGCTGCGCCCGGTATTCCCGACCCGCCCGACCGGCTGGCCGCGCACGACCAGTTCGCCCTTCTGCACGAGGTTGGCGCTCAGGTGCGCGTAGCGGGTGATCCAGCCGTCCGGGTGTTCCAGCACGACCGTCCAGCCCCAGCCCCGGTCGAAGTCCGGGCGGGATTCCAGCACGCGGCCCGAACGGGCGGCGCGGACCGGGGTACCGACCGGCGCGACGATATCCACGCCCAGGTGATCCTCGCGCACGCCGCCCAGCACGCGCGGCCCGTAGCCGCTGCTGACACCGTGATAACCCGCCACCGGCCACAGCCACCCGCCGGAACGGCCGGACGAACTGGCCGTGCGGACGGTCGCGGCGCTGCGAGCCACCGGGGCCGGGGAGGCGGCGGCGCTGCGGCCGGGAATGGTCAGGCGCGCCCCGGCCCACACGGCCTTCCCGCCCCGGTAGCTGGGGTTGGCGCTGAGCAGGGCGCTCAGGCTCAGGCCGTAGCGGGCGGCGATCACGGACAGGTTCTCACCGTTTTTCACGGTGTGCGTCCGGGCGGGCAGTGTCCGGTCCGGCAGGGTCAGCACCCACCCAGCCTGCACCTGATCCGTCCCGCGCAGCCGGGCGTTCACGGCGCGGATCTGCGCTGCGCTGACCCCGGCGCGCGCCGCGATACCGCTGAGGGTATCCCCCGGCTGCACCCGGTACGACGTGACGGCCTGCGCCGACGCGCCCAGGCACAGCAGCAGGGCCGCGCCCCGCAGGAACCGCTGGACAGACTGCCGTTCGTTCACGCCGCGCAGCATACCCGCTCCCGCCTGACGGAACCTGATACGGACTCCGGTTGAAAGGTTTGCAAACCTTTCAACCCGAGCGGAGCGACTCGTAGAGCTGCCCCGCAGAGTAGGAGAAAAACGGGTTCCGGGCGTGGAGTTGACGGATCGGTGGTGTTCCGATCTGTCAACGAAACAGACGGAGTCCGTATGAGCGGCCCACCCGACGGGGCCGTGCCATCACGCGCCGGTGGCGATCACGTTGCAGGTGCAGCGCGCCAGACTGGTCACGCGGTCCCGCTCGTCGCGGATCTCGACCGTCCAGACCATCATACTGCGCCCCCGGTACGCCAGGGTCGCCTCGCCCGTCACCCAGCCGTCCGTCACGCCGCGCACGTGCGTGCCGCTCAGGTCCACGCCGACCGCCACCTGCCGCGTCGGGTCCAGGTTCAGCCACGACCCCACGCTGGCCAGTTCCTCGGCCAGGGCGAGGTTCGCGCCGCCGTGCAGTCGCCCGGCCGGCTGGCGGTTCCCCTCGACCGGCATCCTCGCCACCAGCCGCTCGCGGCCCACCTGCACGAACTCGATGCCCAGCCGTGCGCCCAGCGTGCCCTGAAGGGCGTTCATGCGGCCCGCCAGCGCCTCGGGCGACAGCGTGTCGAGTTCATGCGCGGTGGGGAACAGCAGGTCCGGGTGCAGCGTCATGCCCCGATGCTACCGCCCACACCGGCTCCAGGGAATCAGCCCTGCCGGTGGGCCAGCGTGCGCCCTACCCCCAGCCCGTGCCGGTACACCAGCTCGCCGCCCAGGAACCCGCCCGCGACCGCCACGCCCAGCGCCGCGCCCGACAGGGCCTTTCCCAGCCCGCGCCGCCCCCGCCGCCGGGCCAGCAGCGACCCCACGTTCAGCACGAACGCCGCCTCGTTCAGCGCCCCGTGAATCAGGCCGGTACGCCGCGCCTGCCCGCGCGTGTTCGACCAGTCGGCCCAGCCGGTCGCGATGGTCCCCACCGCGCCCAGCGTGCCCAGCAGCAGCGCCCGGTCCGCCGCCGCGTCGTTCGCGCCCGGCGACCGCGCCGGCAGGTGATCGAGCGCCGCCGCGATCATCCACCCGCCCAGCGGCAGGTGCACCAGAATCGGGTGCAGCGGGTGCCCCAGCCACTCGCCGTGCAGAGCGTCCGTCACGCCGCCGGGCAGGGTCGCCTCCGCGCCGCGCAGTAGCGTCTGGAGCGTGTCGGCCACGCCCTCCAGCGTGTCGTGGTCACTGACGGCGTCCTCCAGGACGTGGGCAGGCGGAACGTGGGCGGGCGGCCGGGAACGGTTCAGGTTCAGCATGAAAGACCTCCTGTGAGGCCCCTACCGTAGGGCGCCCCACCCCCCGGCGCGTGCGAGGCGACTTCAGGTTCGTTCATGCCCGCCCGGCCCAGGCTTCAGTCCGGGATCAGGTCGGCCGGGTCCGGCGTCAGGCACGCCTCCCACGCCGCCCCGAACTCCGCGCGGTCCAGGCCCCGCCCGATCACCACCAGTTCGGAGGTGCCGTCCCCGGCGTCCCAGGCGTCCGCCGTGAACAGGTCCCGCACCGCCTGAAACAGAATCCGCTGCGGGTACCCGAACAGATCCAGGAACCCCTTGGCGCGCAGCACCTCCGCCGGGCGGGACAGCAGGTAATCGGTCATGAAGCGCTGCCAGCGGTACGGGTCCAGCGGCCGGTCGGCGCGCAGCGTGAACGAGGTCAGGCCCGGCGTGTGCGCCGCGCGGGCATCCACGCCGTCCAGCACGCGCGGATCGAAGTCGTCGCGGGCCAGCAGGGCGTCCGCGTCCACCTGACCCCGCTCCACCCGTTTGATCTCCGCCAGGGGATTCACGCCGCGCAACACGCCCTGCGCGTGATCCAGCAGCGCCGGGTCCGCCTGATCGGTCTTGTTCAGCACGACCACGTTCGCATACGCCAGCTGCCGCGCCGCCTCCGGATGCTCCCGCAACGTCTGAAGCGCGTGCCGGGCGTCCACGACCGCCACCAGCGTCGTCACGCGGAACGCCGCGCGCACCGACCGTTCCAGCAGCGTCGTCAGCACCGGCGTCGGGTCCGCCACGCCCGACAGCTCCACCACTACCGCGTCCGGCTTCTGCTCCCGCATGGCAATCGTCACCAGCGCCCGCAGCAGGTCATCCCGCCCCGTGCAGCACAGGCACCCGGCCGTCAGTTCCGTCACGTCGTCCTGAAGCCGCTCGATGAGTGAACCATCCACGCCCTGCGCGCCGAACTCGTTCACGATCACACCCAGCCGGTGCGGCAACGACCGGATCAGGTGATTCACCAGCGTCGTCTTCCCCGCACCCAGAAACCCACCCACCACAATCACCGGAATGCGTTCATCAGGGCGGTCAGCGGGCACAGTCATGCCGCGCAGGATACGGGTCGCAGCCCACCCCAAGAGTAAGCCGCGCCCCCACCACACCCTTACAGCGTCTCGTCCGGCATGTCCCCCAGAATCCGCATGGTTTCCATGCTGACTGTCGTTACGCGCGCCAGCAGGTCAATCACGCGCTCCTTGTGATCCGCGAAACGGTACGTGTTGAACTGCTCGCGGATCGTCGGGTCTTTCGGGGTGGTTTCCTTGTGCCGTTCCAGCACCCACTCCAGCGCAGAACGGTTCCCCAGCCGGTACGCCCAGGCCTGCGCCGGAACGCCACTCAGGGTCGTCAGGCCATCCAGTTCAATCGCCCCGGTCGGGTTCTTCGCCGTGTCCTTCACGACCTTCAGTTTGGCCTTCTGGGCCAGCTTCAGCGCTTCGGGCGTGTCATTCTTCAGCTGAATGTCCTTCCGTTTCAGCGGGAACGGTTTGACTGTCTCAAACCCGATGTGCAGGTCCATCAGTTCACGACCCCACGCCACCCACTGCGGGAAGTTGTCGTAGAACGGAATGCGGGGGAACTCCTGCTTGAGGTTCAGGGCGTACTTCTCCCGGTACGCCGGATGATGGAGAACCGCGTAAACATAATGGAAAATATCCTCCCTTGAAACTGTTTCATGTTTATATATCTTTGCGAAAGTTTTCAATGTTCTCGGAGGTATGTTGCTCACTCTCCTTCCACTATCGTACCAGTGTATGGGAAATACCTGTGTTTTCTCAAGATAGTCCAGAGAAGGTATCTTTTCTGTTGCTAAACTTTGGAAATTCTTGGAAGATCCTTGTCCTGATATTGCAATAACCTTATTTTCTTTGTTTTCGCCAAATATATTGTCCATCTGATAAACTCTGTGAATAATGGGCTTGGCAAAATATACCCACTCATCGTAGAAGGGCCTGTATGATGAATGTATAATTGACTTTGGAGAGTAGTATATTTCCGTATCTCTGTCTAATTTATCCTCCAATTCGCTTGTCCATTTTATTCTTCTGTCGACAAAATCTTTTAGTGAAATTTTCCTATTATTAATCTTCCATCTGGATCTATCCTTTTCGTATATTTCAATAAAGTATTTAATTTTATTCTTCAGTGAGTCGCTTGAAATATCGAATGCCCACTCATCTCTATTGCTGGCAACCCCTAAAGAGTATCTCCAGAATATAGTTTCCGACGTCATCAAGTCACCACTTGTTTTTTCATTCTTATCTGCCAATTTAATAAAATTATCCCAGCTGTGCTCGCTTTGTCCTACCCAGTTAAATTTATCGTCCGGCACTATATTTTCGAATTCAATTTCTTTGAACTTTGTCTCGGCCAGCCACGCCAGTTTCTCGCGGGCTAGTTCCATCTCGGGGCGGCGGGCATATTGAATCGTTGCCGTTTCGGCTTTCTCGCCTGCTGGCTGTTTCTTGCTGGGTGTTTTTTTAATCAGGAAAGCAATGGCAATGCCGGTCTGAATGGCGAAGACGTTGTGTTTAGGGCCGCTGAGTTTGGGGTTGGCGCGCACGTCGCCGCCCAAGTCGACCACGTAGATGTGCGTGTACTCCTGCGCGGCCAGTTTGCGGAATCCGTCGAAGGTGCGGCTGTCGATGAAGCTGCGGTTCATGACGAACGCGACGATGCCGTCTTCTTTCAGGCGGTCGGTGGCCCAGCGGAGAAAGCGGGAATACATGTCGTACAGCTTGGTTTTCTGGGCGCGGCTGGCGGCGACGTAGGTTTCCTTGATGCGCCGGTCGATCTGTGGGTATTCGCGGTTCTTGTTGTTGTCGTTCTCGTTGGCCTGGTTGGCCCGGTACGGGGGGTTGCCGATGATCACGCGGACGGGTCGGTCGTTCTGGCGTTTCACGCGGTCCAGGTTTTCGGCGCTGACGCTGCCGAACAGGGAGTTCTGGGCGCTGCGGATGCCGAAGCCGGTGTTGTCCAGTGTGTCGACCAGGACGATGTTCCTGAATTCGGCGTACTTGCCCATTTTCTGCGCGTAGGTGGCTTCGATGTTCAGGTTGGCGATGTAGTAGGGCAGGAGGGCCAGTTCGTTGCAGTGCAGTTCGTTGGCGTACTTGTACTCCAGGGTTTTCCTGGGCAGGTAGTCGATCAGTTCGGTGATGAAGGTGCCGGTGCCGGTGGCTGGGTCGAGAATTTCGACGCCCTTGTCGGCCAGTCCTTTTTTGAAGTGGCGTTCGAGCAGGGTGTCGGTGGCTTCGATCATGAAGCGCACGATTTCGCCGGGGGTGTAGAAGATGCCCAGGCGGTCGGCTCCGGCGGGGTTGTACGCGCGGTAGAAGTTCTCGTACAGGACTTTCAGGAAGCGTTGTTTCTCGTGGTGGTCGGCGATGTGGCTGGCGGCGGCCTGAATGGCTCCGTAGTAGCGTTTGGTGCGTCCGGCGATGTCGCGTTTGACTGGGCCGGTGTAGAAGGTGTCGGCCAGTTTCTGGAGTTGCTGGGCGACGTTGTTGTCTTCGTGGTACTGGGCGTTGTCGAACACGCTGCGGAACAGGTCGCCGGTCAGAATGTGCTGAATCAGCATCTCTCCGGCGTCGGTGGCGCTGAATTCCGGGTTGATGGCTTCCTGGCCGATCTCGATGAATTCTTTGCGGTCGTGAACGAAGGTTTTGTTCTGCTCTGCGGCGGTGATGGCGTCGCGCAGGATTTTCAGCAGGTGCGGCATTTCGTCTTTGAAGTGTTCGATGGCGCGGCGGAATTCCGTGACCTGTTCCGGTACGAACGCGAAGAAGGTCTGGAGCAGTGTGGTGAGGGCGTCGGCTTCTTCCATGTTGACGCGCGTGACTTCCTGGCCGTGTTGGATCAGGATGGCGGTCCGGCTGTCCTCGAAGATGATGTTGTCTTTGGGGTAGCCCTTGGCGAATTTCTTGGTGATTTCGTCGTCCAGGGTGTCGTTCTCGTCTTTGCTTTCCCAGTAACCCCGGTTCTGTTGCAGGGAGTCTTTCAGGGTGCCGTCGGGGTAGACGGTGTTTTTCTGGCCTTTGGGCTTGTACCCGACTTCAGGAACAAGTCGCAGGCTGTCGCCGTGGCTTTCGGCCCATTCGCTCAGCAGGGATTGGAAGGCGGAACGGATGCTGGTTTCGTTCCGGGTGCCGCCGTACTGGATGGCGTCTTCCAGGCGTTTCTGGAATTTCTTGACCAGCTCTTTTGACATGCCGCCAGTGTAGGTCGGGCGGGAAGGCTTACAGGCGGCATTTGACGTTCCAGTTATCCTCGCCCGTATGCCTGCCCCCTCCCCGTCTGTTTTGCGCCGCCTGTACGGTCTGCTGAGTCCGTACCGCCGCACGGTGGGTCTGGGCCTGCTGCTGCTGACCCTGAGCGTGGCGGCGGAACTGTACCCGCCGCTGGTGTGGATCCGGGTGGTGGATCAGGGCATTCCGGAACGGGACTGGGTGTTCATCGGGGGGCAGCTGGCGGTGCTGGTGGGGGTGTTCGCGGCGCAGCAGGTGCTGTCGGCGTGGCGGGGGCTGCTGCTGGAGCGGGCGGGGCAGGCGTTCACGCGGGACCTGCGCCTGACGCTGTACGGGAAGTTGCAGGGGCAGTCGGCGGCCTACTTCGAGGGGCAGCGGACCGGGGATCTGCTGGCCCGCGTGACGGGCGACGTGGACGCGTTGCAGGACGTGCTGGTGCGCGGCACGGACGCCGTGCTGGCGAACGCCCTGCGGCTGGTGGGCGTGATCGGGATCTTCATTGCGTTGCAGCCGCTGCTGGGCATTGCGACGACCATTCCGATGATCGCGGTGGCGTTCATGCTGCGCCGCTACGCCCGCACCGTGCGGCCCGCGTACCGCGCGGCGCGCTCCCGCCTGGGCGACCTGAGCGCCCTGATCGCCGACCGCCTGAGCGGCATCCGCGTGGTGCAGGGCTTCGCGCGCGAGGACGCCGAGGCCGCCCGCATCGGTGCGCTGGGTGAAGAACTGTACCGGGTGGGCGTGCAGGCCGTCACCATCCGCAACCGCGCGTTCCCGCTGGCGCGCTTCGTGGGGAACTTCGGGAACGTGATCATGCTGGGCGGCGGCGCGTGGCTGATCATGGCCGGGCAGTTCACGCTGGGCGGCCTGCTCGCGTACCGGGGGTACGGGCGGTACTTCTACGGCCCCATCGACGACCTCGTGAACATCGGGGACCTGCTCCAGCGGGCCGAGGCAAGCGGGCGGCGCGTGTTCGAGGTGCTGGACGCCCCGGTGCCCGTGCAGGACCGCCCCGGCGCGCGGCCCCTGCCACTGCCGGTGCGCGGGCAGATCGACTTCGAGAACGTCACCTTCGGGTACGACCCGGCCCGCCCGATCCTGCGCGGCGTGACGCTGCACGTCCCGGCCGGGCAGCGCGTCGCCCTGCTCGGCGAGAGCGGCGCGGGCAAGAGCACCCTGCTGGGCCTCGTGACCCGCACCTTCGACCCGCAGGAGGGAACCGTGCGCATCGACGGGCACGACGTGCGCGACCTGACCCTGACCAGCCTGCGGCGCGGCGCGGTCAGCATGTCGCAGGACACCTTCCTGTTCCACGACACGGTGCTGAACAACGTCACCTACGCCCGCCCCGACGCCACCGAACCCGAGGTCCAGGCCGCCCTGCGCGCCGCGCACGCCCACACCTTCGTCAGTGCCCTGCCGGACGGTCTGAACACCGTCGTCGGGGAACGCGGCGTGAAACTCTCCGGCGGGCAACGCCAGCGCCTCTCCATCGCCCGCACCCTGCTGGCCCGGCCCACCCTGCTGCTGCTGGACGAACCCACCAGCGCCGTCGACGCCGAGAGCGAAACGCAGGTCGTGGCCGCCCTGACGGAACTCATGCGCGGCCGCACCGCCCTGATCGTCACGCACCGCCTCAGCCTCGCCCGCACCGCCGACCGCGTCATCGTCCTGTCCGGCGGCCAGATCGTCGAGGACGGCCCCCCGGAACTCCTGCGACAGCGGGATGGCGCGTACGCCGCGCTGGAACGCGCCTCGGGACTGGTGGAAACGGGCGTAGCGGAAGTCGTGAGCTGACGCTCGTTTACAGCCCCCCCCGTGGATTCACGTCCACCCGCACTCTGGCTTTCCAGGTGCGGGTGTCCAGCACGCGGAGCAGTTCGCCGAGGCGGGTGTCGTTGCGGGCGCGCAGGAACAGGTGGTAGGGGTACACGCCGCGCAGGCGGGCGACGGGGCTGGGGGCGGGGCCGAGGACTTCGTGGGTGGTGGCGCCGGCGCCGTGCAGGGCGTCGGCGAGGTCCTGGGCGGCGGCCTGGGCTTTGTGCTGGTCGCGGGCGCTGATTTCGATCTGGGCGAGGCGGGCGTGGGGGGGGTAGTTCAGGGCGGCGCGGGCGCGTTCCTCGGCGGCGGGGTAGGCGAGGGTGTCGCGGCCTTCGACCATGACTTTCAGGGCGGGGTGGTCGGCCTGGAAGGTCTGCACGACGGTCATGGGGGCGCGGGTGGGGTGCCATTCGGCGAGTTGCCGCAGCAGGCGGTGGTAGCGTTCTGAGGCGCGGAAGTCGCTGACGTTCAGCCACGTGTCGGCCAGGGTCACGCCGATCAGGGCGAGGTCGGGCGGCGCCTCGTGTGACAGCAGCAGTTGCG
The DNA window shown above is from Deinococcus sp. LM3 and carries:
- a CDS encoding ABC transporter ATP-binding protein — encoded protein: MPAPSPSVLRRLYGLLSPYRRTVGLGLLLLTLSVAAELYPPLVWIRVVDQGIPERDWVFIGGQLAVLVGVFAAQQVLSAWRGLLLERAGQAFTRDLRLTLYGKLQGQSAAYFEGQRTGDLLARVTGDVDALQDVLVRGTDAVLANALRLVGVIGIFIALQPLLGIATTIPMIAVAFMLRRYARTVRPAYRAARSRLGDLSALIADRLSGIRVVQGFAREDAEAARIGALGEELYRVGVQAVTIRNRAFPLARFVGNFGNVIMLGGGAWLIMAGQFTLGGLLAYRGYGRYFYGPIDDLVNIGDLLQRAEASGRRVFEVLDAPVPVQDRPGARPLPLPVRGQIDFENVTFGYDPARPILRGVTLHVPAGQRVALLGESGAGKSTLLGLVTRTFDPQEGTVRIDGHDVRDLTLTSLRRGAVSMSQDTFLFHDTVLNNVTYARPDATEPEVQAALRAAHAHTFVSALPDGLNTVVGERGVKLSGGQRQRLSIARTLLARPTLLLLDEPTSAVDAESETQVVAALTELMRGRTALIVTHRLSLARTADRVIVLSGGQIVEDGPPELLRQRDGAYAALERASGLVETGVAEVVS
- a CDS encoding DUF2231 domain-containing protein, which codes for MLNLNRSRPPAHVPPAHVLEDAVSDHDTLEGVADTLQTLLRGAEATLPGGVTDALHGEWLGHPLHPILVHLPLGGWMIAAALDHLPARSPGANDAAADRALLLGTLGAVGTIATGWADWSNTRGQARRTGLIHGALNEAAFVLNVGSLLARRRGRRGLGKALSGAALGVAVAGGFLGGELVYRHGLGVGRTLAHRQG
- a CDS encoding M23 family metallopeptidase, producing MNERQSVQRFLRGAALLLCLGASAQAVTSYRVQPGDTLSGIAARAGVSAAQIRAVNARLRGTDQVQAGWVLTLPDRTLPARTHTVKNGENLSVIAARYGLSLSALLSANPSYRGGKAVWAGARLTIPGRSAAASPAPVARSAATVRTASSSGRSGGWLWPVAGYHGVSSGYGPRVLGGVREDHLGVDIVAPVGTPVRAARSGRVLESRPDFDRGWGWTVVLEHPDGWITRYAHLSANLVQKGELVVRGQPVGRVGNTGRSTGPHLHFGTYLRWDPRDPLSLY
- a CDS encoding PadR family transcriptional regulator, whose protein sequence is MDAQQLKGHLDLLLLATLETGPRYGGQIIADVQAATDGHFALREGTLYPALHRLEKQNFIHGEFQVLPRGGSPVKVYTLTPTGTAELKAQREKYERFTRAVRGVIGGPA
- a CDS encoding type ISP restriction/modification enzyme — translated: MSKELVKKFQKRLEDAIQYGGTRNETSIRSAFQSLLSEWAESHGDSLRLVPEVGYKPKGQKNTVYPDGTLKDSLQQNRGYWESKDENDTLDDEITKKFAKGYPKDNIIFEDSRTAILIQHGQEVTRVNMEEADALTTLLQTFFAFVPEQVTEFRRAIEHFKDEMPHLLKILRDAITAAEQNKTFVHDRKEFIEIGQEAINPEFSATDAGEMLIQHILTGDLFRSVFDNAQYHEDNNVAQQLQKLADTFYTGPVKRDIAGRTKRYYGAIQAAASHIADHHEKQRFLKVLYENFYRAYNPAGADRLGIFYTPGEIVRFMIEATDTLLERHFKKGLADKGVEILDPATGTGTFITELIDYLPRKTLEYKYANELHCNELALLPYYIANLNIEATYAQKMGKYAEFRNIVLVDTLDNTGFGIRSAQNSLFGSVSAENLDRVKRQNDRPVRVIIGNPPYRANQANENDNNKNREYPQIDRRIKETYVAASRAQKTKLYDMYSRFLRWATDRLKEDGIVAFVMNRSFIDSRTFDGFRKLAAQEYTHIYVVDLGGDVRANPKLSGPKHNVFAIQTGIAIAFLIKKTPSKKQPAGEKAETATIQYARRPEMELAREKLAWLAETKFKEIEFENIVPDDKFNWVGQSEHSWDNFIKLADKNEKTSGDLMTSETIFWRYSLGVASNRDEWAFDISSDSLKNKIKYFIEIYEKDRSRWKINNRKISLKDFVDRRIKWTSELEDKLDRDTEIYYSPKSIIHSSYRPFYDEWVYFAKPIIHRVYQMDNIFGENKENKVIAISGQGSSKNFQSLATEKIPSLDYLEKTQVFPIHWYDSGRRVSNIPPRTLKTFAKIYKHETVSREDIFHYVYAVLHHPAYREKYALNLKQEFPRIPFYDNFPQWVAWGRELMDLHIGFETVKPFPLKRKDIQLKNDTPEALKLAQKAKLKVVKDTAKNPTGAIELDGLTTLSGVPAQAWAYRLGNRSALEWVLERHKETTPKDPTIREQFNTYRFADHKERVIDLLARVTTVSMETMRILGDMPDETL
- a CDS encoding GTP-binding protein, whose amino-acid sequence is MTVPADRPDERIPVIVVGGFLGAGKTTLVNHLIRSLPHRLGVIVNEFGAQGVDGSLIERLQDDVTELTAGCLCCTGRDDLLRALVTIAMREQKPDAVVVELSGVADPTPVLTTLLERSVRAAFRVTTLVAVVDARHALQTLREHPEAARQLAYANVVVLNKTDQADPALLDHAQGVLRGVNPLAEIKRVERGQVDADALLARDDFDPRVLDGVDARAAHTPGLTSFTLRADRPLDPYRWQRFMTDYLLSRPAEVLRAKGFLDLFGYPQRILFQAVRDLFTADAWDAGDGTSELVVIGRGLDRAEFGAAWEACLTPDPADLIPD
- a CDS encoding permease prefix domain 1-containing protein, which translates into the protein MNRDQFIRHATRGLWGTRKRDAALELRGAIEDKIYRHQLCGLSAADAERAALRDLGSPHAIARDLSRVHTAPAAIRATLLLGVAGLLSLQAVAQVSAVQSTFLPQDTDPQICAVRTGQTVAGQNPVAQRLLEQAGGVEGLREQCRTGAFAVYGPLLSVTDLLAALKSARVPVNAYAGPRVLTLNGGVTGTVPQVSFQIETMNGQQYLPSMFLTTFLTSVTSQPFSFTGLTNPVLTIGAARIPIGTAQAPVRTVDLIANGLTGARRTDTSLPIPVNVLPQSTRQPADPAAPQLAVPGKDGEVFAVVQNILRINEDRRGVDAPEMLWVRARQDGRIAFTDELTPNIRLVNSQAELDQATAQGVKAAVVYRVNTANLQRPVLTPVPATQVRVVQP
- a CDS encoding PaaI family thioesterase, whose protein sequence is MTLHPDLLFPTAHELDTLSPEALAGRMNALQGTLGARLGIEFVQVGRERLVARMPVEGNRQPAGRLHGGANLALAEELASVGSWLNLDPTRQVAVGVDLSGTHVRGVTDGWVTGEATLAYRGRSMMVWTVEIRDERDRVTSLARCTCNVIATGA
- the surE gene encoding 5'/3'-nucleotidase SurE, with the protein product MSNPAPRPRILVANDDGIFSPGIKALALAMSTFADVIVSAPDVEQSAVGHGITIRRPLRFKHTASAGFGDIPAYRVDGTPADCVVLGVHLTGQPDLVVSGINLGPNLGDDLTHSGTVAAAIEGLSLGVPAIAFSQQATPAGEYDFAPGAAYAARLAQEVLTRGLPPRTLLNVNFPALPPRGVRVTRVGEHRWEDRLVTRHDPEGREYHWVAGTSTAPDAHDPDTDYGAVEAGLISVTPVRIDLTARDLLGELAGYVPQL